The Polypterus senegalus isolate Bchr_013 chromosome 1, ASM1683550v1, whole genome shotgun sequence genome includes a window with the following:
- the ssr2 gene encoding translocon-associated protein subunit beta — MRVVFVIAALSLLAVAQSEEGARLLASKSLLNRYAVEGRDLTLQYNIYNVGSSAALDVELSDDSFPPEDFGIVSGMLNVKWDRIAPASNVSHTVVLRPLKAGYFNFTSATITYLAQEGGQVVVGYTSAPGQGGILAQREFDRRFSPHYLDWTAFGVMTLPSIGIPLLLWYSSKRKYDTRKPKKN; from the exons ATGAGGGTTGTGTTCGTGATTGCTGCGTTGTCTCTGCTGGCTGTTGCCCAGAGCGAGGAGGGTGCTCGTTTATTGGCGTCCAAGTCTCTACTAAATCGATATGCAGTAGAGGGACGAGATCTTACTCtgcaatacaatatttataatgtCGGCTCCAG TGCTGCTCTTGATGTGGAGCTGTCTGATGATTCTTTTCCACCAGAGGACTTTGGCATTGTCTCCGGAATGCTCAATGTAAAATGGGACAGAATAGCACC AGCTAGCAACGTTTCACATACTGTGGTATTGAGACCCCTTAAAGCTGGCTATTTTAACTTTACTTCTGCAACTATCACTTACTTGGCACAAGAGGGTGGTCAAGTCGTG GTGGGATATACCAGTGCCCCTGGCCAGGGTGGAATTCTTGCCCAGAGAGAGTTTGACAGACGTTTCTCCCCTCACTAT cttGATTGGACTGCTTTTGGAGTCATGACTCTGCCTTCAATTGGGATTCCACTCCTTCTCTGGTACTCCAGCAAAAGAAAATACGACACTCGTAAACCcaagaaaaactaa